In Hamadaea flava, a genomic segment contains:
- a CDS encoding class I SAM-dependent methyltransferase, whose product MDETPTARQKRVWDRSAPSYDRQIQLFERIWFTGAREWLGERASGRVLEVAIGTGRNLPHYRPGVTVTGIELSPEMLAYARRRAADLGMPADLREGDAEHLPFDDDSFDTVVCAFSLCTIPRPAAAVAEMRRVLRPGGDLLLVDHIGSTWPPIRAGQWLLERLTIRAAGEHFTRRQLPLVRQAGFDVVEAERLKAGSIERIHARK is encoded by the coding sequence ATGGATGAGACGCCGACCGCACGGCAGAAGCGGGTCTGGGACAGGTCCGCGCCGAGCTACGACCGCCAGATCCAGCTGTTCGAGCGGATCTGGTTCACCGGCGCCCGGGAATGGCTCGGCGAACGGGCCTCGGGCCGGGTGCTGGAGGTCGCCATCGGGACCGGCCGCAATCTGCCGCACTACCGGCCCGGCGTCACCGTCACCGGGATCGAGCTGAGTCCGGAGATGCTGGCGTACGCCCGCCGCCGGGCGGCCGACCTCGGCATGCCGGCCGATCTGCGGGAAGGCGACGCCGAGCACCTGCCGTTCGACGACGACTCGTTCGACACCGTGGTCTGCGCGTTCTCGCTGTGCACGATCCCGAGGCCGGCCGCCGCCGTCGCCGAGATGCGGCGCGTCCTGCGACCCGGCGGCGACCTGCTCCTGGTCGACCACATCGGCAGCACCTGGCCGCCCATCCGGGCCGGTCAGTGGCTCCTGGAACGGCTCACCATCCGCGCCGCCGGCGAACACTTCACGCGCCGTCAGCTTCCGCTGGTACGCCAAGCCGGGTTCGACGTCGTCGAGGCCGAACGCCTCAAGGCGGGCTCCATCGAACGCATCCACGCCCGCAAGTGA
- a CDS encoding helix-turn-helix transcriptional regulator: MRADRLVALLLLLQSRGRLSAAQLAAELGVSVRTVYRDTVALSTAGIPIYADPSGYQLVAGYQTQLTGLTADEARGLPLAGLPGAAAALGLAEAVAAAQLKLTAALPQALRERATRMRERFHLDTPGWYQDADNCPYLADVADAVWQQHLLDVEYENWKDVAQHRLQPYGLVLKAGKWYLVAHARRGVRTFRVSQIRALTVLAERFDWPVGFDLAAYWQEHIQDFRARLHRGEALVRLDPAAVDNVRHFLGQAVADAAAAGEPQPDGWLLARLPIESETHATREFLRLGPVIEVLEPLTLRDRIAATVAELARLYR, encoded by the coding sequence GTGCGAGCCGATCGTCTTGTCGCCCTCCTGCTGCTGCTCCAGTCGCGGGGGCGGCTCAGCGCGGCCCAGCTCGCGGCGGAACTGGGTGTCTCGGTCCGCACGGTCTATCGCGACACGGTGGCGCTGAGCACGGCCGGCATCCCGATCTACGCCGACCCGTCCGGTTACCAGCTCGTCGCCGGGTATCAGACCCAGTTGACCGGGCTGACCGCCGACGAGGCGCGCGGGCTGCCGCTGGCCGGGCTGCCGGGGGCGGCCGCCGCGCTGGGGCTGGCCGAGGCGGTCGCGGCCGCCCAGCTCAAGCTCACCGCCGCGCTCCCGCAGGCGCTGCGCGAACGGGCGACCCGGATGCGCGAGCGATTCCATCTCGACACGCCCGGCTGGTATCAGGACGCCGACAACTGCCCCTACCTGGCCGACGTCGCCGACGCCGTCTGGCAGCAGCACCTTCTCGACGTCGAGTACGAGAACTGGAAGGACGTCGCCCAGCACCGGCTCCAGCCGTACGGGCTGGTGCTCAAGGCTGGCAAGTGGTACCTCGTCGCGCACGCGCGCCGCGGTGTGCGTACCTTCCGGGTCAGCCAGATCCGGGCGCTGACCGTACTGGCCGAGCGGTTCGACTGGCCGGTCGGGTTCGACCTGGCGGCGTACTGGCAGGAACATATTCAGGATTTCCGCGCGCGGCTGCACCGCGGCGAGGCGCTGGTGCGGCTGGACCCGGCGGCGGTCGACAACGTGCGCCATTTCCTGGGCCAGGCCGTCGCGGACGCGGCGGCGGCCGGTGAGCCGCAACCGGACGGCTGGCTGCTGGCCCGCCTGCCGATCGAGTCGGAGACCCACGCGACCCGCGAGTTTCTGCGCCTCGGCCCGGTGATCGAGGTGCTCGAACCGCTGACACTGCGCGACCGGATCGCCGCCACCGTGGCCGAGCTGGCCCGCCTCTACCGCTGA
- a CDS encoding alpha/beta fold hydrolase, protein MRERHSQLTVGDASIHVVEAGPAGAPSFVLLHGWPESWPAWRPVMARAEPDAHVVAVDLPGVGESSGSTGGTKRDLARTVHELVITLGLEDVTLVGHDVGGMIAYTYWRMFGDLGRAVIMDVAVPGVDPWAEVERNPRIWHFGLHQVPGLPEELVRGRQRAYFDFFYDALAADPARIEPETRRAYAAAYASDAALTAGFDWYRAFPDDAKDNADTTEVRTPLLYLRGDHEPGDLDAYAAGLREAGASTLECALIPGAGHFAPEEAPDAVWSTVSRYAGRTRRSS, encoded by the coding sequence ATGCGGGAACGTCATTCTCAGCTCACCGTCGGCGACGCCTCGATCCACGTGGTCGAAGCGGGTCCGGCCGGCGCGCCCTCGTTCGTGCTGCTGCACGGCTGGCCGGAGAGTTGGCCGGCCTGGCGGCCCGTGATGGCTCGGGCCGAGCCGGACGCCCACGTCGTCGCGGTGGATCTGCCGGGCGTGGGCGAGTCCAGCGGATCGACCGGTGGTACCAAGCGTGACCTCGCCCGGACCGTGCACGAGCTGGTCATCACGCTCGGGCTCGAGGATGTCACGCTCGTCGGGCACGACGTCGGCGGCATGATCGCGTACACGTACTGGCGGATGTTCGGCGACCTGGGCCGGGCGGTGATCATGGATGTCGCCGTTCCTGGCGTGGACCCCTGGGCCGAGGTCGAGCGCAACCCGAGGATCTGGCACTTCGGCCTGCACCAGGTTCCCGGGTTGCCGGAGGAACTGGTGCGCGGCCGCCAACGCGCGTACTTCGACTTCTTCTACGACGCGTTGGCGGCCGACCCCGCCCGGATCGAACCCGAGACCCGCCGGGCGTACGCCGCCGCGTACGCGTCCGACGCCGCCCTGACGGCGGGTTTCGACTGGTATCGCGCCTTCCCCGACGACGCGAAGGACAACGCGGACACCACCGAGGTACGCACGCCGCTGCTCTACCTACGCGGTGACCACGAACCCGGCGACCTCGACGCGTACGCCGCCGGCCTGCGCGAGGCCGGAGCATCCACTCTGGAGTGCGCCCTGATTCCCGGCGCCGGTCACTTCGCCCCCGAGGAAGCGCCGGACGCCGTCTGGTCGACCGTCAGCCGGTACGCCGGGCGAACTCGGCGGTCCAGTTGA